In a genomic window of Thermoplasmata archaeon:
- a CDS encoding HepT-like ribonuclease domain-containing protein — MKDSEARVRALVDRMLREATIAGRYASRGKMAFFDIRSPELRDAVELRVLHFAETATKLGRPFRNANPLIPWDDLDQVRNDLVHEYPEVRADKLWRFVIEDLPRLVAKLRRARYPGDRE, encoded by the coding sequence ATGAAAGACTCCGAGGCCCGGGTCCGTGCCCTGGTCGACCGCATGCTGCGGGAGGCGACGATCGCCGGACGGTACGCCTCCCGTGGGAAAATGGCGTTCTTCGACATCCGGTCCCCCGAACTCCGGGACGCGGTCGAACTGAGGGTCCTTCACTTCGCCGAGACCGCTACGAAACTGGGACGGCCCTTCCGGAACGCGAACCCCCTCATCCCGTGGGACGACCTCGACCAGGTACGTAACGACCTCGTCCATGAGTACCCTGAAGTCCGGGCCGACAAGCTCTGGCGTTTTGTGATCGAGGACCTTCCCCGCCTCGTAGCGAAGCTTCGACGGGCCCGGTATCCAGGGGATCGAGAGTAG